In Lodderomyces elongisporus chromosome 1, complete sequence, the DNA window GTAGGCATGATATGGGTCTAACTTACTAACTGCTTTCTCAGAATAAATCTGTGAGTTggtacaaaacaaaacaatttcaTAGTATTGTGACAAGTAGCCCAAGAAATAGTCCAATCCCGGTCTCTTACCTGTTCTCCATCCATGCTTGGTGTCCCATTCAGAGTGAATCAACAAGTCATCCAAGGTCAAAACCAAGGTCAATGGACGACGATATTGCTCTGGTGCAGGTGGTGGCAACAAGTTCTCAAATGCTGGCTcagagaaaaaagtaaataatGAACCCAATCTCTTGGAAAGACGTTCATACATTAAACCAGGAGTATATCCATTGGCAATATTCTTGGCATCCAAATCTTCTTGCTCCTTTTCTGAATCCCAATCTCTCGCCATGTACCCTAATCCTACTATCCCACCAGCAAATGTGGTCAAGTAGAAAATATTGGCATATCTCTCACGCTGTCTATCTTTCGATGTTTGtgctcttcttctctttctcttattAGAACCAGTTTCAGCCTCGGTACTCCTATCGCCACCTTCTGCAGTATCTGCATCCTcctctgtctctctcttgCCTTTGTTACCTTCGGTTGCTCCTGCTTTTGTTGCACTTTGTTCGTTTCTGGAGTCAACATCTTCAAATCCAGCTCTTGCAAGCATATCATCATTCAATATCGATTCCGGCTTAGCAGCActatcttcttttctcttttggtCAGCTGCAGATTGATCTTTACTGGTGGAATAGTATTTGATCGATTGGTATTGGCTGCGATGATGTAATCTAGGCAATAGCACCGTTGAAGAAGTTCTAGTGGCAACTGCTGGTTTAGATGCATTCTTGAGCGCATTGCTCATCAATAGCTTTGTCGTCTGACTTAGCATAGTTGCTGTTGATTTATGAAGTTGTAAAATGTAGATAAATTAGCAAGTAGATTGTATACAAGAGATGAAAGTTATAAAGGGAAATATAAACCTTCaagcaaaaccaaaaaaaaagaaagaaaaattgaaagttgaaaaaaaaaaaaggtgtGAAGCACTACTTCCCTCCATTcataatatatattttttttttggattttttttttgaaaaattttgtgCGAACTGAAAACGGGATCGATGTTCCCTTTGCGTgttaaattcttttttttttttattttgtataaaattaatattattatcattatattaataataatatgtGTGTTTTTGATATACATTTTTATATGTTTGTaggtttttgttttgctatttttgtaattgttCAATAGTTTGCATCAACAATAAAAGATATCAGGTTTTGTTGTAGTTCCAATCTCTACCAAAGGTTGGTTGATACTCATCTTCAGattcaaaaaattgttgcACATTTGTTGctagtgaaaaaaaaaatacaatgtTTAGCAGCTGTACTCGAAACCAAACCACTACACTGCTTTTGACTGTTCGAAAAAGTGTAACAACTGCAGTTGTGGCTGAAGCACCATCTGCATTATCATCACCACTACTGCAATTACAATTACAATTACAATCACGGTTACAACCACCGGCAGGAGCAGCTACTAATACTAATAATTCtactattttgtttgttagACGACTCCATGTACAACTGCCCATTCATGTGAACTATTTGCATTTAAACCTAAAAAACTTGAACCAATACTCAGTGCGTCATTTAAGTTTGGGGAATCTACACCGTAAATTTGTTCTGGCGCTCGAAGAGTATCATAAGATTGATAATGTTTTTGCCATGAATAGCCATGCACCTATAGAGGTGAAAGTTGCCCAAGTTATAAAGTCTATTGAGAACGAGCCTACCTTGTTATACCAGcttcatttccttttttatgAGTTGAGTCGATTGGGTATAACCCACGACCATGTTGAACAGCGTCGGCGTACATGGAAATACTGGCCATTGATGTTGTTTAATGTGATCCCCTTGAATTCTGCATTCTGGAAAGAAATGTATTGGTTAGAGTATGCACATCGAACGCATCACTTGAATCCATGGAAACTTTACGATTTAGGGTTATTGGACCCAAAGAATTTCCCCAAAGACTTTATTGAACAGTTGAAAAGCGGGAGTTATAATGGGCATAATATTAAGGATCAAACTTTATTTGCCATGTCTAGACCGAAATTTGACCCTGAGTtggaaagtaaagaaaCAGTAAAGAGGgaagagaaggaggagattatcaacaacaaaaattgattttCAACCTGCACTTATACTCTTTTAAATACCAACAATTTTCTATTATTTGTAGGAACAAACATGTTTATAGATAAGATACATAGACAAGATATACAAGCAAGATATACAAGCAAGATATACAAGCAAGAGCTGAAATTTAtatgcatatatatatatatatactcattctaatatttttttcttttttttttggttattgTGGATATAGTTGTGgttaataaataaaaaaccttccctttgctttttcttgaaAATTGCATTTCCTTAGATGATCCCTATTCctattctctttcttcttagttttcttcgttttcttcttgttttattatttgaaaaaaaggggaaaaaaaaagtaaaaagaagaatgaaaCCTTAAAACTTTccaaaatgaaatgaaataaaactATCCACATCTTGTTTCGCTTGATACTTATGGTTTGGGAATTTTCAAGGATTTGGATATGTTGGCGCAACCTTGCAAAACGAATCCCACTGCTACAATGTGGAACTCAAACGGTGTGCCTTTCAAAGCAACGCCCAATGGTAAATTGGCGTGGATCCAATCCTTCCACACCAAGAATGCCATAAATGCAACCCATACTAAATTGCTTGGAATGGGTAATCCTTCGAAATATTGTGATTTTCCAGACTTGTCCTTGGGAATGTTGTTCACTGAGATGTTAAATCTTGCCAATCTTGTTAAGCCGCAGAGGACCCAAAAGGTCAAAAGCAATACATCCAATGTGGTTTGGAACCCAATGGCAAATGCAATTGTTGCTGGACTAACACCAAAACTGACTAAATCGGCCAAGGAGTCCAACTCTTGACCCATTAGGGAAGACTTGTTTCTCAAACGGGCTACTCTTCCGTCGAAAAAGTCAAAGAACAAGCCCAACACAATGAAAAAGTGTGCTCTCTGCACGTATTTGGAGTCATTGGTCAATGTGTATCTTAAGCAGGAGATGATTGCGTAGAACCCACTAAAGCCATTGAGTAAGGTGATGAAATCAGCCATGTGCAAGTTTCTAATCATGCTAAAGTGTCTTTGATCATCGATAAATTTTTGGTACTCAACTTGTTCTGGTTTGGGGATATCCTCCTTTGAAGATagggaaaacaaagaagacgACCTTCTCAATGTTGTTGGAACGCCATCGCGATTCACGCCACTGACACCGTAAGGTCTTGTATCGTGGTGGGTGGGAATGGTTTCTATATCTGAGTCAGAAACTATAGCAGAACTGTCACTTGCGTGTTTCTCAAACCCTGTAGATGACATCGTAATCTGTAGGGGTACGTGTAGGTATAGATGTATGTAtttgtgtatatgtatatgagTGTGCTTAATTACTCTGGATTATTCAATTGAGTGATTAGGCTGAATATTGTGAGTACAATGGTGAAAAACTTTGTCAATTGCCAATTCTCTTGATTagaaaaaggataaaaataaaagaaccCAGTATCTAGACAGTGATGTAGGTTTATACTTTGTATATATGGATGTATATAGACAAGATATCAAGTATAAGATGACGAGAAAAAGATCTGGTTTTTTATTGTGATGAATGGAtattctttatatatatatatgtatatgtatatgtatatgtatatttgcTCTACTCGCAGTTCGAGGGAAAAGTAGTCCTGTGAAAGAATTGGAGagaattttttaaatagattaaaaaaaaaaaaattaaaatataaaaatgtTGATACTGTTACTGATACTGATACTGAATAGAGCAGACAAGCAGAGTCAAAGTGTGTTGGTATCTACCCCAGAATATTTAAGCTATGAGAGAGTACTGTGGTGACTATTGCTACTGCACTCTTCTATGAGCAAGAGTATGTGGATATGGGACTGACGTCAGTATATTATggtaattgttgttgttgttgttgctgctgctgctgctgctgctgttgctgttgctgttgatgaGGTTATGGGGCTGTGTCCAAAATTATCATTTATTGTCATCTACATTTATCTTGTATTACTGTGCGTTGTTTTAAATTCGATAAAAAGTGATTTATCGTACAGAACAAATTcggggggaggggggtaGGGGGGAAGAAAGAGGTTGGGCGCAAAGTCGTGAAAAAGTTTGTTGTGTTGGTTCTGGGACTGTTTGGTCACCACTGCGCTATATGCAGGTGCAACTCTTTGTCTTTCCAAATCTTTTTTAGCATTGCTAAATTTCACCAATGTAAAACAGCAAGCACCAGTTTGTGTTTAAGAACCATCAATTgtcctttttgttgtttcatttgcaattattttcttcttatttCACAGAATGCTTTGATAAAAGTTCAATTGACTTTagttcttctttctttttaactTTGTCTTGCGTTCTCTCACACATATGAAAATAACATGTGCAATCCAAAGCTCTTTATCATTACTCTTTTCACTACCTTCcaaattattttgttttttttaattggTTTTGCTGCGAAAAATTGTTAACTCCCTTGTTAATTAGAAATGAATGTATCAAAAGGGTCCTGCGGGATTCGTTCTCTGCAACATCGTAAAGAGCTATACTACATTACTTTGGCTTCCCTGTTTAACTGAATatggatatatatatatctatatatctACTGAATATGGATATGAATTTGCCATGACCTTAAACAGTACTTGCACATCCAATCTACATCAAATCAAACACTTTTGTAGGCATGGGCAAATTCATTAACAACATTAACTTGAACACGATTATGATGTGAGCCCGTAATGTATTGATGTATGGATGTGATGCGTCTGATATTTTGAATATCAGACTTATATTCACAAAGCATACTGCATACAAGATCAAATGATTCTCTTACCTACGCTTTCTCTCACTTTTTCAGTTGATGTTTACTTTACGCGGTGAGTAGCATAGTGCTTGTGGCAGCTAAtgttttttactttttttacaaCCATTTGTATTGCTTGcaacacaacaacaacacgaACACGAACACGAACacgaacaacaacaacaacaacagcaacaacaacagcaacaacaacagcaacaacagcaacaacaacaacaacaacaacaacaacaacaaccactcGAGAATATTGATCTAGCAGCTGTGCGATTGAGTCAAGGAAGAAGTACGACTCAATACTGGGAAATAAATGAAACAGAATCAAGAAcataaatagaaatagaaacaaaacactgaaacaacaaagataAACTATTGATGTTCATCTCTGTGTGACCACTGTGTTGTCTTTTATTGGGTTTCCTAGCAATCTAAAACAAGcagaaagaacaaagaacaaagaacaaagagccgaaaagattcaaaatcaaagaataaaaaaatcaaaaaacaaaaagcataacaaaaagaagaaaaggcaAAGAAGATTTGTTTTCACAACTTACGTTTGCTTAACAATCTATATAAATATCACAATGGTTATTGGCGAATCTCGAACAGAGCTATTACACTGGCTCAACACTGTGTTGGACCTAAACTATACCAAGGTAGAACAATGCGGCACTGGTGCTGCTTTTTGTCAGCTAATGGACTCAATAGTCGGTAATGTACCACTCAACAAAGTCAAGTTTGGAGCAAAGTCCGATTACGAGTCCCGTCATAATTGGAAAATACTACAACAAGAATTTACAAAACACAAGATCAACAAACATATGGACGTTGAGAAATTAATCAAATGTAGACTACAGGACAACTTGGAACTACTACAATGGTTTAAAAGGTACTGGAACGAGCACAAGGACTTGAATGTACCCTATGATGCCCAGGCTTCGAGAAGGAGAATATtatcctcttcctcttcctccaaCTCCAACTCTTATTCTTCTCCATCACTACTTGCAACGACAAGTAACACAAGAACCGTTGGACTGAGTCCTCATACAAGTACAAGGTTGGCTTCTAGCGGGCCTGGATCTATAAGACAAGTTAGCGCACCACTTGCACAACAACTGCATAATATGTCAAATAAGGGAAGTGTAAGAGTTCTTTCAAACAGCAAGACTTATAGAAGCAGTCCAACCACTACCAACAATAGTGCACATAGTAGCAACAGCAGCTACACCACAGCCAACGACGGGGTAGCTTCATCGAACTACTCCAGCTCCAACCTATCATTATCAAACAAAGTACGCACAAGAAAGTCAACGACCCCAGTAACTTCAAGGGTCACCACACCTGTAAACCAGAGACCCAAGcgtttttcttctgcaacAGAATACGAGAAGCGTGTTTCGTTGCACAATGGCGGTAATGGTTCGTCTTATCAGCAGGAAACACTAGGAGAAGCACCACATATACGCAAACAAACGGAACTCGATACATCGGGAGGTACCATGCATATATACAACAATGAAGAAAGCAATCAGGATTCGGATGAAAGTAACGATAAAGGTGTTGGAGTGAGTATTGATGGAGATGGAGATGGCCAAATACTTATTGCACAACAGAGCAAAGAAATCGAGGTACTTGTGGAGGAGAATAATGAGTTGAAGCTGCATTTAAGCGAGTATAGAGTTTCTTGCGATACATTACAAACTGAACGCAACTTCTACTTTAACAAATTACGAGATATTGAATTGTTGATCCAAAACATACAAGCTGATCCAAGTATTGTGGAGAAACTTGATGTGTTGACTTTAACTGCTCAAGTTGAAAAGTTATTGTATAAAACAGAGGAAGGATTCAGCGACCAAACAAGTAACCACGATATGGTATTGGACACCGAATCGTTCTAGTCTTGTTGAGAGTTTTTcaaacagaaaacaaaacaaacacaaaacaaaaaaagaaaaaaagttgatgtTATTACTTGTGTATCTTGTACCCAGTTGTCTAGTTTTCATTGATGTTTCTagtacttttttctttttttagcattctcttttttatttttatttttaaagaaaaattttgaaaaatagaaaaaaaaaaaattttataaaaaaaaaaaaattaaattctTTGTTATCGTTATTATGAGTATGCATTGCGCGTATATGTTTTTGATCCTGTGCAGTgtgtctattttttttttttaattttttttaatttttttttaaagaaaagcatCACctccactaccaccaccaccacaacaacaacaataacacaCATTTAGTCTACTAAAAGTCATTTGTGAATTGCcatatcatcaacatctcCCAACagcaagaaacaaaacaaaagaataaatcaaaagaaagtgtgaaaaaataaaatgtgTATCAATATATGTGAGGGTTGTTCACTTACCAACATGACTTCAATCTCGTATTTGATGATTGAATAATAGAAACCTCGCTCAGAAACGTAATGAGAAACTGAACTCTTCAACAAAGTACAATATTGGTGGTGTAAACGTCTAAGCGTGTATGAGTCAACATCTATTGTTtaagtaaagtaaaatgaagaagagtgAAGGAAAGTGAGGCAAAGTAAGGCAAAAGTAAGTTTGAGGCATTTTTACTCCTTGTATTTGAAATACAGAGAGgcataaaaaagaaaactacTATCCAGCTTCTACTTTGACAACAATATCATTTTGAAAGAATAGGAATTTGAAACAGACACTTGTAGCGATGTAAATTGTATAGCTATTTCGCAGTAACAAACCTCTCTATTCTCTTTCATTATCGTAAGTATTTTGgataagaaataaaaacttCATTGCTGGTTAAGATAATtgcaataaaaaaaaagctccGATATTTAACAGCTTTTCCTGACATATGTTGAGAGTAAATGTTGGCATTAAACGATTTAAAGGTTTGGAATGGAACACAACAattggaaataaaaaaataaaataaaaaataaaaaataaagttgataaaataaataaaaaaaaaaattaaataaaaaaatagaaaataaattataaaaaataaaaaatttaatggAAAGATGCTTTGGCACAAAATCCAACGTTATTTCaacattttccaaaaataCATCATTTTCCACATTCCCTTTCCCAttccctttccctttcgcttttgcttttgcttttgcttttttttttctttttgatatAAACATTCCGAATTCTTCATTTGCTTAAATCTACATCAACGACGCTTTTTGTTATACCTGAGGTACAGCAGCAACATACTCATCGATTCCCCtatatctttattttgaCCACTGCTAACCTCGTCAGGAACTGAGATTGcaagaatacaaaatacaaaactaGAACTAGAACTGGAGCTAAAACTCaatagagaaagaaaaaaaagaacccAAAAGCaatcaaagaagaagaagaaacaccGTCTAGGAAAATCAATGCCACAAATAAAAGATTTGTGTATCTAAACATCCTCATTCCACAACACGTTCAATCATTATAAAACCCGGCCAGGAGCCAGCTAGAGAAGATATAATAAGAAAAACCTTATATATACTCAAAAGACGGAGTATCGAATAGAATAACAAACAgaacgaaaagaaaagaaaagacaatatatacacacattCACAAAAATGACAGCTAGCACTCATCTGTTTAATTATAATCGAAGGAACTCACAACCACAAGCAACTCCATATGTCATACCTCAAAAGCATCATCCACTGGAGCCTATACCACAGTATCCGCACCACCAATTACACAGTCAGTATTCACCAACAATGATACACCAGACTTCGCATTTGTCACCCAACGGGTACCTGAAGAGCATGCAGCAtgaccaacaacaacaacaacaacagcatgtccaacaacaacaacaacactatACACAACTGCAATATGGATATCCATATTTACCTCCATCTCAATCTCAGTATCAGTACCATGACCAAAACCAgaaccaaaatcaaaaccaaaaccagaaCTTAAATATAATGAGCCCTGCTATTCCCCAGAAATTTCTGCAGCTGCAACCTAACCAACAATACACGCAAATGTCACTTCACGAACAGGAGCATCAGCAGGAACAACAGCAGGAGCAGCGACCCGATCCATCATACCTTTCCAGTAACAAGCACAACAGCGATAGAGACTCGGCTATATATTCACCTCCACTATCATCTCATCCAATGCCTAAACTCTCTCGGGAGTTTGTAGTACGAAGAATCAGTGAAGGAGAAAGCGGCCGAGTCAAAGAAGAATTACGCTGTGAAGCATGCGGTAAGGGTTATAAACACATTTCCTCATTGGCTAAACATTTATGGGAACATACACCTGAATGGAACGTTACCAAGAAACTCTTGATTTCGAAACACCAACAAGTGCAACTTTTGGAAGCTGCTAGCATCTTGGTCGGAATGAATGATAAAAGTGCTCCAGTTAGCCCCGTCTCTGCCGCAGCTGCAGCTgcatctgcatctgcatctGCTGCATCATCTCGTTTTTCTACAACTAATGgtaaaaaatatacacaCAAGCGAGCAGTGTCTGACCAATTTACCACGAGTGCAACTAATTCGTTTGTGCCACTTTCATCCAcgaataaagagaaaaacaataaaaacacAAGGATTTCAAAAGCAGGAAACCATTTGCAGTTGAGTACCCCAACACCACCCACTCTGGAAGAACTGGTCGGGGATAATTATTTATCTAAGCTAAAGGGAGATGGAACTTTATATCAATTGAAATCCAACAGATCAAACTCTGCATCACAATGTC includes these proteins:
- the TIM50 gene encoding mitochondrial inner membrane protein required for protein import (BUSCO:EOG09262QRH) — protein: MLSQTTKLLMSNALKNASKPAVATRTSSTVLLPRLHHRSQYQSIKYYSTSKDQSAADQKRKEDSAAKPESILNDDMLARAGFEDVDSRNEQSATKAGATEGNKGKRETEEDADTAEGGDRSTEAETGSNKRKRRRAQTSKDRQRERYANIFYLTTFAGGIVGLGYMARDWDSEKEQEDLDAKNIANGYTPGLMYERLSKRLGSLFTFFSEPAFENLLPPPAPEQYRRPLTLVLTLDDLLIHSEWDTKHGWRTGKRPGLDYFLGYLSQYYEIVLFCTNSQIYSEKAVSKLDPYHAYISYALFREGCRYKDGKIIKDLSLLNRDLGKTVLIDVDEDSASMQPENSIILKHWDGKPDDYLIRMIPFLEYLATQPVKDVRPILNSFKDKSNIVDEFSERERKLREQWSRDHRGAGSPNAGNFLAKFLGMPVPEQKMPLDIIREHGQLQYQHFQKYLQENAKKFLEEEQKLKDEFGKMTLNKLITEGAPNPEEIAKIQQQRAAEEAEKQQKEAAGA
- the CHO1 gene encoding CDP-diacylglycerol-serine O-phosphatidyltransferase (BUSCO:EOG09263MR4); this translates as MSSTGFEKHASDSSAIVSDSDIETIPTHHDTRPYGVSGVNRDGVPTTLRRSSSLFSLSSKEDIPKPEQVEYQKFIDDQRHFSMIRNLHMADFITLLNGFSGFYAIISCLRYTLTNDSKYVQRAHFFIVLGLFFDFFDGRVARLRNKSSLMGQELDSLADLVSFGVSPATIAFAIGFQTTLDVLLLTFWVLCGLTRLARFNISVNNIPKDKSGKSQYFEGLPIPSNLVWVAFMAFLVWKDWIHANLPLGVALKGTPFEFHIVAVGFVLQGCANISKSLKIPKP
- the BIM1 gene encoding microtubule integrity protein mal3, yielding MVIGESRTELLHWLNTVLDLNYTKVEQCGTGAAFCQLMDSIVGNVPLNKVKFGAKSDYESRHNWKILQQEFTKHKINKHMDVEKLIKCRLQDNLELLQWFKRYWNEHKDLNVPYDAQASRRRILSSSSSSNSNSYSSPSLLATTSNTRTVGSSPHTSTRLASSGPGSIRQVSAPLAQQSHNMSNKGSVRVLSNSKTYRSSPTTTNNSAHSSNSSYTTANDGVASSNYSSSNLSLSNKVRTRKSTTPVTSRVTTPVNQRPKRFSSATEYEKRVSLHNGGNGSSYQQETLGEAPHIRKQTELDTSGGTMHIYNNEESNQDSDESNDKGVGVSIDGDGDGQILIAQQSKEIEVLVEENNELKSHLSEYRVSCDTLQTERNFYFNKLRDIELLIQNIQADPSIVEKLDVLTLTAQVEKLLYKTEEGFSDQTSNHDMVLDTESF